The Nitrospirota bacterium genome includes the window AACCTGCCTTTGCCCGAGAAGGGGCAAACCGTCAAGAAGCCGGTGATCCTCCGTAAGAAAGAAAGCACCTTTTTCGTGGAGTGCGACCAGCACAACTACATGCAGGTGCACTTCCAACCGATCGAGAATCCGTACTACGCGATTGTCGGCGAGGACGGAACCTACAGCATCGGCGATATTCCGCCGGGCACCTATGAAGTCTATGCGTGGCATCCGGTGCTTGGGAAGCAGGAGGCTAACGTCACGATTCCGGCGAAAGGTCAAGCCAAGGCGGACTTCGCCTTCGCCGCCGCGAACTAACGCGTCGCTCCGCGAGCGATTGGACTCGTGGAGCACCACGAACCACTTGGTGTTTGTCGACATGGCGGGGATTTTCCCCGCCATGTCCGTTTAAGGGGTTGGAGAGGCGCAGTCGCAAGCCGGGGCTATCGTTGTCTCGCGACGCGGACCCGCGCGGTTGGAGGGAAGTTGGATGGACGAAAGCCCGCAGTCGCCTGAACGGGAGCCGATCAAGAAGGACGCCCTGTTTTACGGAATGGTCGCCGCGTTCATCGCGTTTGTGCTCATGGTGGTGTTTATGCTGTACGCGATGGTCCAGTCGCGGGCGGTCGGTCGCCTGGCTGCGCAGACGGCCTCGGCACCCCCGGAGGCTGTTCAAACCGAGCAGTGGGATTTCAGCCGTCTCCGGATCGCCACGCAAGAAGATGGATCCGCGATGGTGCTGGTGCCGGCCGGGCCGTTCCTGATGGGCAGCCCCCCGGTTGAGGGAGACCAGGACGAAATGCCGCAACGGGGCGTCTTCCTCAAGGCGTTTTGGATCGACCTGTACGAGGTCACCTTCAAGGACTACGCCAGGTTCGTTTCCGCCACCAGAGCGCCCCAACCCGTGATCCCGGTGCTGCAAGACGACCCCGCGAAGTTGATGGCGCCGGAGCAACCCGTGGTCGCGGTTTCGTGGCCCCAGGCCAACAGCTACTGTACGTGGCTAGGGAAGCGGCTACCGACCGAAGCCGAGTGGGAAAAAGCCGCGCGCGGCGAGCGGGGAGTCCAGTGGCCGTGGGGCCACCGGTTCGGCCCAGGCCTGGCGAACCATCAGGGCGAGGAGGACGGGTTTCGTTACACCGCTCCGCCCGGATCGTTTCCCAAGGGCCGGAGTCCCTATGGTCTGTATGACGCAGCGGGTAACGCGGCGGAGTGGGTCGCGGACTGGTACGGCGACAAGTATTACTTGGGCGCGCCCTTCGAATCGCCCGCCGGACCTGAAACCGGCAAGCACCGCGTCTATCGAGGGGGATCGTGGAACGATACGCCGTCCGATCTCCGAACCGCGAAACGGTTCACGGCAGCCCCCCATCAAACCAGCGCGGTGATCGGATTCCGGTGTGCGAAGGACGTCGAGGAGTGAGAACGGTCAGAGCAGGTCGAAGTAGTAGAGGATCATGAAGACGGCGATGACGAGGTTGATGACCATCCCCAGCAACACGATCCAATCGAAAATCGACCGCTTGCGCGCGGCGCGTTCGTCCTGGGCCTCGACCTCGCCTTGCATTTGACCGTCCATGCAGTCTCCCCTGGGCCGGGGTAGCATGCCAAAACAGGGGAGGCGAGTCAAGCGCGATGTTGCTTGACTTCGCACCGGCCTCTTTCTATAATGCCGCCGGGATTTCCCCCATGTACGAGTTCGGCATCGGTCATTACCTCTTCTATCCCCTCGGCATCTTTCTCTTCAGCGCGCTGTTTTTCGTGTGGGGGTATCGAGTCGGTCGCCGCAGGGAACGGGCGCGCGCAGCCGTCGTGACAACGGTGGGGCTCCGATGCGGTTGAGGTTCTATGTCGCCGCCATCGTGGTCATGGTCGTGGCCGCGTTTGCCGTGGATCAGCTCCTGGGTAAGCTCTACGTACGGTACATGATCTTGTTTTCGGGGGCAATCTTTTTATGGGGCATGCTGGTGGGCCAGCGCTCCGAGCAAGCGTGGCTGCGACGTCGAGCCGGGCGCGCGCCAAGGGCTCCCGCAGGGCTGCGACCGGTGTCGTCGAATCAGGAGGTCGGACGGTGAAACACCTGTTCTACGCGTTTTACGTCTCATTCTACGCGGGGGCGATGTTCGTCGCAGGTTTGTTTTTCGGACAGTTCATGGAGCGGCGCTGGGCGCTAAAGGAGCGCGAAGAAGCCGCCAAAGCGGAGCGCCAGGATGTCGACGAGGTGCTCGTCCTTGATCGCAAAGCTCCGGTCGCCTTGTCAAACCACTCCACTGTTTCGCACTAAGGGTTTGCTCCTTCCTTCGCGGCCGCGGCATCTCTGCGTCCGGCAGTCAGTCGTTCCCTCGGTTTCACTGCGATGAGTCGACTGTTCAAATGGCTGTACCTCGGATTGGTGTTGGTCATCGTCGCGATTCTACAAATCGGGATCTCACGGACCGGGCAGGTGCCGGGTTCTGACGACGGCGAAGCAGGCTACACCCCCTTGGCCGCCAAGATCAAAGCCGCCGAAGAAGGGATGAAAAACGCCGAAGCGCAGTTGGCGGCGGTGAAGATCGATCCGGAGTTCGATCGGATGGTCCTGATCCCGGGCGGGTCGTTCACGCTCGGTGATCGACGCGGCGGGGCGATCGAACAACCCGAACGCACCATCACTCTGCCCCCGTTTTTCATCGATGTCTACGAAACCACGTTTGCGCATTATCACGCGTTCGTCTCCGCCACCGGCCATCGTAAACCCCGATTAGCGGGGTATCTTGCGGTCGACAGCAGCGGGCTGCCGCTTCTCATGAATCCCTTCAATCCCGTGGTGGGCGTGTCGTGGGACGATGCGAGCGCGTATTGCCTGTGGAAGGGGAAACGCCTCCCCACCGAGGTCGAATGGGAGCGAGCGGCCAAAGGGCGAACGCAGCGAGAATGGCCGTGGGGCAACGAGGCCGTGCCGCGGAAGGCGAATCTGGTCGGTGAGGACGATGGGTTCAAATATACCTCGCCGGTAGGCACGTTTCGCAGCGATCAGAGCCCGGAGGGCGTGTTCGATCTGGCTGGAAACGCTATGGAATGGACAGCTGATTGGTTTGACGAGCGATACTACGCCATGATGTCGGGCACGAATCCGCTGGGCCCTCCAACGGGCACAGAACGGGTCATCCGCGGCGCGTCGTGGAACGACTCGCTGACCCGTGCCAAGACCCCCACTCGGTTTAAAATGCGTCCTGATTATCGCGATGTAACCATTGGATTTCGCTGTGCAAAGTCAGCGCCGCAGACCATGGTTCCAGAGGGGCTGGATCTCTGACTGAGGGGCAGCTTTTTTCGCTTGACACGGTATATCGCCTTCCCTATAATGCCGCTGTCCTTTTACGGACAGAGCCTGAGCCGACTCGCCCACGAGGAGTTCTGATGGAAAAAAAACAACAAACCCAGCAGGGTAGTGGCAGCCGTGCAGGTGCCATTATCTACATCGTCGTCTCCGTTATTTCGATCTGGTTTTTCTACTGGTTCGGCAACATCGCGGCAAGCAGTCACAGTTACGGTGGGCACTAGTCCAATCCCGTTTGGCGTGGAAAGGGTGCAAGAACGATGAAGATGGTGATCATGCTGGCAGTGGCAATCGTCGCATGGTTTTTTTACTTCCAGACCATCGACTGGTTGTTCATGAAGATTCAGGGGCTGGATTACTTTACCTTTCTGAAGATTTAGTCTGACGCCAAGAACCTCCGGAGTCGACTCACCATCCGAGCGGTCGGCAAAACGAAGGAGAATCCTATGAAGCTGATGAGAGCGATGGGGAATGGAAAGAGGGTATGGTCCCTCTTGATGCTGGGGGCAATGGCGTTCACGCTGCTCCTTCCTCTGGCGCTCGTTGTTGTCCCGACCACCGCGCTGGCCGACGAGGCTGCTACGACGGCCGCGGCGACCGAGGGGTGTGAAAAGAAAGGCAAAGACGTCTATTTCAAGATTGAGGGCTGTGTTTCCGGTCCTCCGGCGCCGCAGACGACCGCGACCGACTACCCATCGTATAACCTGCCGTACCCCTTGAGTGAAAACCGAGTGATCGTCTGGACCGTCGCGCAGCAGCACCTCTATTTCGGGAGCTTCGTGTTGGCGGTGCCGATCTTCTGCATGATCATCGAGCTGGTCGGGATCATGTCCAAAGACCGGGCGATCGGCAAGCGATACGACGACCTGGCTCATGACTTCGTCCGCATCAGCTTGACTGCCTACTCGGTGACCGCCATCCTCGGCGGTCTGTTGCTCTTCACGTTCATCTCGCTGTACCCGGTATTCTTCAGTTACCTGACGTCGCTCTTCAAGCCGTTCATGCACATCTACGCGCTCCTCTTCCTGGCGGAGAGCGGGACACTCTACATCTACTACTACGGTTGGGACCGGATGAACGACGGCGGGTTTCTCAAGTGGATCCACGCCACGCTGGGCGTCCTTCTCAACGTCTTTGGCAGCGTCTTGATGATGTTGGCCAACTCCTGGGCCAGTTTCATGATGTCCCCGGCCGGCGTCGATGAGAAGGGCCAGTTCCTGGGGAATCTGACGCACGTGCTCCACAACGCGCTGTGGAATCCGTTGAACGTGCACCGCATCATCGGCAACATGGTGTTCGGGGGCGGGATCGTGGCGGCGTACGCGGCCTACAAATTCCTCTCGTCCAAAACCGACAACGAGAAGGCATATTATGACTGGATGGGATACGTGGCGATGTTCCTGGCCATCGCGTCCCTGATCCCGCTTCCGTTCGCGGGCTACTGGCTGATGCGCGAGGTCTACGCCTACCGCCAGCAGATGGGCATCACGCTGATGGGCGGGTTGCTCGCCTGGTTGTTCATCATTCAGGCCGTGCTCATCGGCGCCCTGTTCTTCACCACCAACTACTACCTGTTCAACGGCATGGGGCGGATGCGGGGTTCCGAACCCTACCGGAAATACATCAAATACATCCTGTTCCTCACCACCGCGGCGTTCCTCGTGTGGCTGACGCCCCACACGCTGGTGATGCGCGCCGCCGA containing:
- a CDS encoding SUMF1/EgtB/PvdO family nonheme iron enzyme — its product is MDESPQSPEREPIKKDALFYGMVAAFIAFVLMVVFMLYAMVQSRAVGRLAAQTASAPPEAVQTEQWDFSRLRIATQEDGSAMVLVPAGPFLMGSPPVEGDQDEMPQRGVFLKAFWIDLYEVTFKDYARFVSATRAPQPVIPVLQDDPAKLMAPEQPVVAVSWPQANSYCTWLGKRLPTEAEWEKAARGERGVQWPWGHRFGPGLANHQGEEDGFRYTAPPGSFPKGRSPYGLYDAAGNAAEWVADWYGDKYYLGAPFESPAGPETGKHRVYRGGSWNDTPSDLRTAKRFTAAPHQTSAVIGFRCAKDVEE
- a CDS encoding formylglycine-generating enzyme family protein, which encodes MSRLFKWLYLGLVLVIVAILQIGISRTGQVPGSDDGEAGYTPLAAKIKAAEEGMKNAEAQLAAVKIDPEFDRMVLIPGGSFTLGDRRGGAIEQPERTITLPPFFIDVYETTFAHYHAFVSATGHRKPRLAGYLAVDSSGLPLLMNPFNPVVGVSWDDASAYCLWKGKRLPTEVEWERAAKGRTQREWPWGNEAVPRKANLVGEDDGFKYTSPVGTFRSDQSPEGVFDLAGNAMEWTADWFDERYYAMMSGTNPLGPPTGTERVIRGASWNDSLTRAKTPTRFKMRPDYRDVTIGFRCAKSAPQTMVPEGLDL
- a CDS encoding cytochrome ubiquinol oxidase subunit I, whose amino-acid sequence is MKLMRAMGNGKRVWSLLMLGAMAFTLLLPLALVVVPTTALADEAATTAAATEGCEKKGKDVYFKIEGCVSGPPAPQTTATDYPSYNLPYPLSENRVIVWTVAQQHLYFGSFVLAVPIFCMIIELVGIMSKDRAIGKRYDDLAHDFVRISLTAYSVTAILGGLLLFTFISLYPVFFSYLTSLFKPFMHIYALLFLAESGTLYIYYYGWDRMNDGGFLKWIHATLGVLLNVFGSVLMMLANSWASFMMSPAGVDEKGQFLGNLTHVLHNALWNPLNVHRIIGNMVFGGGIVAAYAAYKFLSSKTDNEKAYYDWMGYVAMFLAIASLIPLPFAGYWLMREVYAYRQQMGITLMGGLLAWLFIIQAVLIGALFFTTNYYLFNGMGRMRGSEPYRKYIKYILFLTTAAFLVWLTPHTLVMRAAELKAIGGQQHPVIGNFGVMSAKNGAVNTMLMTTIISFILYQRCNKIITVSWAAWGNAVMIGMFAVAMVNNWWLAIIGYYIPANVRVGLSVPQVMGTLTCLFVGLALNSAMMRGAKLTGPVEWGKISVRSQYGLFALAVSFTWLMALMGYIRSSVRLFWHAMEVFRDNSPWAFTHTIGFAANVMSFNVLIFWVFTLFVFWLGEFSTHKQLPSMVDERKPVGLGQPVIAGGSK